In Polypterus senegalus isolate Bchr_013 chromosome 12, ASM1683550v1, whole genome shotgun sequence, the following are encoded in one genomic region:
- the ccdc174 gene encoding coiled-coil domain-containing protein 174 produces the protein MDKGKKRFDVNASSLVDLKAELYRKQEEFKHEKLSKDGGAPLHSKHVKKPNLWSTQNKGVTNRAEKDLEKKVEEENTLDKSKKKLEEKARLYEQMLKGDLPDEETEGLFLVDFTQKIIDNKKAVQAYSENEVSYQKKEVEKEDDIPPPETPDEEWVDYVDSLGRSRRCMKKDLPELLKMDKNLQGKRQEEEVKKTLLSEDMRREMQRQQWEKEEEEALKRPIGPVHYEDIREGEARELGVGYFAFARDEADRSKQRQTLDMLRDQTLDQRTKREKLKEKQKMMMNARLEKIRQRKMKNLNPNGKPEPPEAVAEENKEIIGPQPVLPPSETGEVNSAPQEKKSKVEVIIQERKDTKPGLPHVREWDRGKEFNFGQWFSKRRDERDPEFSPPSDYFTSQKNSRKTSKPLHPVNETAVPSSSRTWQPQQDPAPPIKEPQTLDDMLAYYRNLT, from the exons cTTGTGGATCTTAAAGCCGAACtttacagaaaacaagaagagttTAAGCATGAGAAATTATCAAAGGATGGCGGAGCTCCACTGCATTCAAAACATGTCAAG AAACCCAACCTATGGAGTACACAGAATAAAGGTGTTACAAACAGAGCAGAGAAGGACCTGGAAAAGAAAGTTGAAGAGGAAAACACTCTTGACAAATCAAA GAAGAAGCTTGAAGAAAAAGCAAGGCTTTATGAACAGATGCTCAAAGGAGATCTACCAG ATGAAGAAACAGAAGGTCTTTTTCTAGTGGACTTTACACAGAAGATTATTGATAATAAAAAGGCGGTACAGGCTTATTCTGAGAATGAGGTTTCCTATCAGAAAAAGGAGGTAGAAAAGGAAGATGACATTCCTCCACCCGAGACCCCTGATGAGGAATG ggtGGATTATGTTGATTCACTTGGACGATCAAGACGGTGTATGAAGAAAGATTTACCAGAGCTATTAAAAATGGATAAAAACCTACAGGGTAAAAG ACAagaagaggaggtaaaaaagacACTCTTATCAGAAGATATGAGGAGGGAGATGCAACGTCAGCAGTGGgagaaagaagaggaggaggCTCTCAAAAGGCCGATTGGGCCAGTACATTATGAAGACATTCGAGAAGGAG AGGCCCGAGAACTTGGTGTGGGTTATTTTGCATTTGCACGTGATGAAGCTGATAGAAGCAAACAAAGGCAGACTTTGGACATGTTGAGAGATCAG acCTTGGACCAGAGAACCAAGcgagaaaaattaaaagaaaaacaaaaaatgatgatGAATGCAAGACTAGAAAAGATACGACAGAGAAAGATGAAGAATTTGAACCCAAATGGAAAACCGGAGCCACCAGAAGCTGTAGCAG aagaaaataaagaaatcattgGCCCACAACCTGTACTTCCACCATCGGAAACGGGTGAAGTGAACTCTGCTCCACAAGAGAAAAAGTCTAAGGTGGAAGTCATAATCCAAGAACGAAAAGACACGAAGCCTGGCCTTCCTCATGTGCGTGAGTGGGACCGTGGCAAAG AATTTAATTTTGGTCAGTGGTTTTCTAAACGGAGAGACGAAAGAGACCCAGAGTTTTCACCTCCTTCAGATTACTTTACAAGCCAGAAAAACTCAAGAAAAACTAGCAAGCCTCTGCATCCAGTAAATGAAACAGCGGTGCCAAGTTCTTCAAGGACCTGGCAACCCCAACAAGACCCTGCACCACCAATTAAAGAGCCACAGACCCTGGATGATATGCTGGCATATTACAGGAATTTGACCTAA